TCGCATCATAAGCGCTGCCCTCGCTCCAGGTCGCACGCGGGTTCAGGATTTCCGATGGGACACCTGGGACGCTGTTCGGGATCATCAGACCGAAGAATTGTTCTTCTGTGTAATCCACGTCATCCAGTTCGCCATTCAGAGCAGCGTTGACCATACGGCGTGTGTAGGACAACTTCATACGGCTGCCGGTACCGTAGGGGCCACCAGTCCAGCCTGTATTCACCAACCACACGGATGCGCCACTTTCCTTGATCTTCTGGGCCAGCAGTTCAGCATACACAGTCGGGTGCAGCGGCATGAATGGGCCACCGAAGCAGGTGCTGAAGGTTGCTTGCGGCTCTGTGATGCCACGTTCCGTACCGGCGACCTTAGCGGTGTAACCACTGATGAAGTGGTACATGGCCTGTTCCGGGGACAGTTTGCTGATTGGAGGCAGCACACCGAACGCGTCAGCTGTCAGGAAGACAACATTCTTCGGAACACCACCCTTACCATCTTCGCTGGCATTCGGGATGTAGTTCAGCGGGTAAGCGCAGCGTGTATTTTCAGTGTATGTCGTATCGGCGAAGTCCGGCGAGCGGTCTTCTTCCAGCGGGACATTTTCCAGAACGGTACCAAACATCTTGGTCGTTGCGTAAATCAGCGGTTCCTGTTCCGGGCTGAGGTTGATGGTCTTGGCATAGGAGCCACCTTCAAAGTTGAAGACACCTTCATCGGACCAACCGTGTTCATCATCACCGATCAGGATACGTTCCGGATCTGCGCTCAGCGTGGTCTTGCCCGTGCCACTCAGGCCGAAGAAGACGGCTGTGCTGCCATCCTGGCCCATATTGGCGGAGCAGTGCATCGGGAAGACGCCACGTTCCGGCAGCAGGTAGTTCATGATCGAGAAGATACCCTTCTTGACCTCACCGGAGTACATTGAACCCACGATGACAATCAAGCGTTCTTCAATATTCACACCAATGTAGGTGCCGGTGCGTGTGCCGTCAACGTCCGGGCGAGCAATCAGGCTCGGCGCAGCAAGGACGGTGAATTGCGGCTTATGATTAACAAGCTCTTCTTTCGTCGCACGGACGAACATGTTCCATGAGAACAGAGCGTGATAAGCAACTTCGCTGATGACGCGAATCGGCAGGCGGTAGCGTTCGTCTGTACCGCAGAAAGCATCATGCACATACAGGTTACGGGCGTGGCTAAGATGTTCCAACACCTTACCGTGCATGTGGCTGAACAGTTCCGGTGAGCAAGCCTGGTTGATAGCACCCCACCAGATTTTTTCCTTGGAGGGCGATTGCTCTACAAAGAATTTGTCCTTGGGGCTGCGGCCAGTGTATTGGCCAGTCAACACGCGGATAGCACCATCTTTGGTCAGCTCTGCTTCACCATTGCGGATGGCCTGTTCGTAGAGTTCAGCCGGGTTCAGGTTCCAATGGATCTGAACATTCTTTACATCGGCGGATTTGAGGCCAACTTCTTCGAGTCCGATTTCACTGTGAACATGCGGTTTTGCGTACATAAGACCCCTTATAAATGGTTCTGTTATCGGCTTTAGTCAAGGGCAACTTGGTGCCCGAATTACAAAAACAATATACAAGATAGAGGTAGCCACAACCATTGACAACCGGACGACTTTATTTGTGACATTTATCACGATCGAATTTAAGTATCGTTGATTATTACAACCCACTTATAGATGCGGGGTTTCTGAAAGAAAGCCAAGATGCCACTGATTCTCATCTTTAGAGAGTTCAGTAATACCTGTATTTGCAATGCGCGGCAGGTCATAATGAGGGAATAAGCGGCTCAACAATGCCCGGACATTGCCGCCATGTGTCACAATGAGGACTGTTTCTACGGTTTCTTTCTGGATAATCTCTTCCCAGGCAGCTTGCGTGCGTTCGCCCAATTGGTCGAATGATTCGCCACCTGGCACGATATAGGATGCATCTGCACGCCAGCGCTCATAAGCTTCTGCATATTGTGGTGAACGCCGCAGCTCGCTGCCACTGTATCCCTGGAAAACACCCAGGTTAATCTCGCGCAGCCGTTCATCTGCATGAATAGGAAGCCCCTTTAGCTTTGCCAATGGCTCGGCCGTTTCATATGCGCGGACGAGGTCACTACTGTAGATAGCGCCAATCGGCGCATCTGCCAAGTAAGTAGCCAGTGCCTGCGCTTGTTCTCGCCCATGATCATTGAGCGCGACATTCAAATGCCCTTGAATCCGAGCCTGAACGTTATAATCTGTTTCTCCATGTCGCACGATCAAAGTGCGTTTAACGGCCATAGCTGCTCCTATCGCTGTACTGTTACCGAGCAAGGGATATATCATTGAGAGGCGCGACTGTACCACTCACTATACCACCCCACAAAGACTTGACGTGACGTGCCAAGGACGGCACAATGAAGTGTAATGCAACCTGGATTATTGGCAACAGTCAGCCTGGATGATCTACATATCTTATGAGGTGTTCAAGGCGGGCTATATACGCGCTCTTCATCGTTGGTAGAGCGCCCTAACGATAAGGTAATCATGACCATGGCAGATGAACATACCACCTCGGAAGAAACAACGCTGATCCATCCCAACATCCTGACAGGCCTGTCTTTTGCTGGCGGCATCGGGCTGTTGACGATCTTTATCACGTTGGGGATTGCTGTCGTCACACCGCCAGAAGACCCGCGCATCGTCGGCTTGTTCGTCCTGGCTGGCGCTTTGATCCTGGTAGCGGCGATCCTGGGCTGGTTCTTTGTTGTGCAGCCACATAAGCACTTCGATGACATCAACGAGCCGTTAGAAGCTGAACATCACTAAACCATATCAAGAAAAGTAACCTGCTATGCCAGAACCTCGCCCAGAACGAACGCCCATTAATGATCCTTATAAGGGCGTTATCGTCCAGAATGGCGACACATTGGCCCTCGCTGCGCAGGTGCCTGAAGACACCGACGTGTTTTACCAGGGCGAGATGATCCTACGCTATGGCATAGCCTTTCTTGAAAGACCACATATCGCCATCGTGCCGGATCTCATCGCGCTGGATTACGGGGATATGATCGTCGGTGAAGAAGCCTGGGATTTCTTGCTCAACCGCAGCAACCTGTATCCACGTGCAGATGTGCTCGGCTATCGTCATGACGGCATTGATGATATGATCGCTGTGAAGCGGCTGGATGTCATGGCACCGATTGCCGTCCTGGCTTATCGTGATGCAGAGGCAACACAGCCTATCGCACGGCTCAGCGCCTTCATTGGCAATGTAGATGATGACCTACCAGAGCGTGCACGCGCTTATCTTCACCCTTATGAATCGATTGTAGAATGGCAGGCGACCCTCCATGCAGGATGAAAGCTTAAATGACCTTTTCAGCGAAGATTGGCCGGAAGATCATCGTTCAGGCGTCGTTGCTGTCATTGGCCGCCCGAATGTGGGCAAATCGACGCTGATTAACGCCATCCTGGGCCAGAAAATCGCCATTACCACGCCCAAACCACAGACAACACGCCGTACACAGCTTGGCATCTACACCACAGAACATGCCCAGATGCTGCTAGTCGATACACCCGGCTTACACAAGCCGCATAATCGCATGGGTGAGTATATGATGACGACAGCAGAATATGCGCTGCGTGATGCCGATGTCAACTTATGGATATTGGATACCAGCGAATCCCCAACTAAAGCTGACGGCTATATCGCTGAAACGCTCAAAGAGATGGCGCGCAATACACCCATTGTGCTGGCTCTAAATAAAATCGACATCCCGAAAGGCCCGCGCGATTACGCCGCACACAAAGCGCTCATCGAGCACGAAAGCGCTTTTGAGATCAGCGCGGCCAAGGGGACCGGCGTTAAAGACCTCATTGCGCACATCACAAGCCTGCTGCCAATGGGACCGCGTTACTACCCCATCGACCAGGTGAGCGACTTGAATATGCGCTTTATCGCCAGCGAGATTATCCGCGAAAAGGCGATGATACACACCGAAAAAGAAATTCCGCACGCGATCGCGGTGGAGATCAATGAGTATAAAGACGGCGAAGACCGCACCACCATTGATGCGATCATCTATGTCGAGAGGGATTCCCAAAAAGGGATTGTCGTGGGCAAAGGGGGGTCTATGATCAAGCGCATTGGTACAGATGCCCGTCATGAATTGATGGATAGCCTCGGCCGTCCGGTGCATCTCGATTTACACGTCAAAGTGCTTAAGAATTGGCGCACCAACGAAGCCTTTATGAAGCGCGTCGGCTACCGCTTCCCCAAGAAGGACGAAGACTAATTAGCTTACCGATTGCAGGTAAGTACGTGCAGATACGGCATCTTGCTGTATCTGCGCGACAAGGGCATCAATGCCGTTGAATTTCATCTCACCGCGCAGCCGCTTTTCAAAGCTCAATTCTACATCGACACCATAAATATCCTTGTCGAAACCCAGCAGATGGGCTTCTACAGTGGCGTTTTCGCCATTAAAAGTGGGCCTGACGCCGATATTCGTCACCGCCATGTGTGTTTCCCCATTAAAGCGCGCCCAACAAGCATAAACGCCATATGCGGGGACAATTTGCTGCGACCACACGTCCAGGTTCGCCGTTGGGAAGCCAATAGTACGCCCGCGTTGATCGCCCTGAACCACCTTGCCCTGGACGGCATAAGCCCGCCCCAGCCAATCGTGCACCGTATCCACATTGCCTTCTGCCAGCAATTCACGTATACGGCTGCTGCTCACCACTTCATCGCCTTCTGTGTGAGCAACTAAGGGGATTGCCTCAACGGTAAATCCCTTTTCTTCGCCATAGGCTTTCAAAAAAGCCACATTCCCCTGGCGCTTATACCCCATCGCGAAATCCGCCCCTACCCAGAGGGCTTTCATATTGAGATGTTCCAGAAGATCATCAACGAAATCCGTCGCCGAAATCTGGCGAGCAGCATCGTCAAAAGGGTACGTGACAACCCGATCAACACCCATTTCTTGTAAGAGCGCTGCGCGCTGTTCTGGCGTCGTCAAATAATAGCGATCCGTGATGCCCCGCAGCACCACATCCGGGTGCGGGTGGAACGTCAGGACTGTTGCATCATAATGAGCTGCACGGGCCGCCGCCACAACACGCGCAATCAGGGTTTGATGCCCTTTATGCAACCCATCAAAAACGCCAATCGTGACGAGAGAGGGCCGTGTCGGCGCAGCATCTTCTAACTTGTACAAATGGGACATGGGCTTCCTTGCCGTACAAAATCAATCCGG
The Phototrophicus methaneseepsis DNA segment above includes these coding regions:
- the pckA gene encoding phosphoenolpyruvate carboxykinase (ATP); translated protein: MYAKPHVHSEIGLEEVGLKSADVKNVQIHWNLNPAELYEQAIRNGEAELTKDGAIRVLTGQYTGRSPKDKFFVEQSPSKEKIWWGAINQACSPELFSHMHGKVLEHLSHARNLYVHDAFCGTDERYRLPIRVISEVAYHALFSWNMFVRATKEELVNHKPQFTVLAAPSLIARPDVDGTRTGTYIGVNIEERLIVIVGSMYSGEVKKGIFSIMNYLLPERGVFPMHCSANMGQDGSTAVFFGLSGTGKTTLSADPERILIGDDEHGWSDEGVFNFEGGSYAKTINLSPEQEPLIYATTKMFGTVLENVPLEEDRSPDFADTTYTENTRCAYPLNYIPNASEDGKGGVPKNVVFLTADAFGVLPPISKLSPEQAMYHFISGYTAKVAGTERGITEPQATFSTCFGGPFMPLHPTVYAELLAQKIKESGASVWLVNTGWTGGPYGTGSRMKLSYTRRMVNAALNGELDDVDYTEEQFFGLMIPNSVPGVPSEILNPRATWSEGSAYDAKALELAGMFRKNFEKFADQASEDILAGGPKA
- a CDS encoding histidine phosphatase family protein, which produces MAVKRTLIVRHGETDYNVQARIQGHLNVALNDHGREQAQALATYLADAPIGAIYSSDLVRAYETAEPLAKLKGLPIHADERLREINLGVFQGYSGSELRRSPQYAEAYERWRADASYIVPGGESFDQLGERTQAAWEEIIQKETVETVLIVTHGGNVRALLSRLFPHYDLPRIANTGITELSKDENQWHLGFLSETPHL
- the era gene encoding GTPase Era, producing MQDESLNDLFSEDWPEDHRSGVVAVIGRPNVGKSTLINAILGQKIAITTPKPQTTRRTQLGIYTTEHAQMLLVDTPGLHKPHNRMGEYMMTTAEYALRDADVNLWILDTSESPTKADGYIAETLKEMARNTPIVLALNKIDIPKGPRDYAAHKALIEHESAFEISAAKGTGVKDLIAHITSLLPMGPRYYPIDQVSDLNMRFIASEIIREKAMIHTEKEIPHAIAVEINEYKDGEDRTTIDAIIYVERDSQKGIVVGKGGSMIKRIGTDARHELMDSLGRPVHLDLHVKVLKNWRTNEAFMKRVGYRFPKKDED
- a CDS encoding bifunctional riboflavin kinase/FAD synthetase, which produces MSHLYKLEDAAPTRPSLVTIGVFDGLHKGHQTLIARVVAAARAAHYDATVLTFHPHPDVVLRGITDRYYLTTPEQRAALLQEMGVDRVVTYPFDDAARQISATDFVDDLLEHLNMKALWVGADFAMGYKRQGNVAFLKAYGEEKGFTVEAIPLVAHTEGDEVVSSSRIRELLAEGNVDTVHDWLGRAYAVQGKVVQGDQRGRTIGFPTANLDVWSQQIVPAYGVYACWARFNGETHMAVTNIGVRPTFNGENATVEAHLLGFDKDIYGVDVELSFEKRLRGEMKFNGIDALVAQIQQDAVSARTYLQSVS